From Osmerus mordax isolate fOsmMor3 chromosome 8, fOsmMor3.pri, whole genome shotgun sequence, a single genomic window includes:
- the bmf2 gene encoding BCL2 modifying factor 2: protein MGDEEKGMSRPISQRWGTPFRDVKYEDPASDATRSQGQNNNTLSCGLQAQPLRLFHAGFRPHFPARFEPMEDRGERRNPGPEDEEDEEQDRREAEEEEHWRAERPEEQAGISTEARIGRKLREIGDQFDQDHLHQFLRHQRDQLPIWMRLTMALYGFLFQREAPVPPQLRGGER, encoded by the exons ATGGGCGATGAGGAGAAGGGCATGTCGCGGCCCATCTCACAGCGCTGGGGAACGCCCTTCAGGGACGTCAAGTACGAAGACCCCGCCTCCGACGCCACAAGGTCACAAGGCCAGAACAACAACACGCTGTCCTGCGGTCTGCAGGCCCAGCCTCTCAGGCTCTTCCacg CTGGCTTCCGCCCCCACTTCCCTGCTCGGTTTGAGCCTATGGAGGaccggggggagaggaggaacccAGGcccagaggacgaggaggacgaggagcagGATCGGAGggaggccgaggaggaggagcactgGAGGGCAGAAAGGCCGGAGGAGCAGGCGGGGATAAGCACGGAGGCAAGGATAGGCCGCAAGCTCCGGGAGATCGGAGACCAGTTCGACCAGGACCACCTTCACCAG ttccTGAGGCATCAGAGGGACCAGCTGCCCATCTGGATGCGTCTCACCATGGCCCTCTACGGGTTCCTGTTCCAGAGAGAGGCCCCTGTACCCCCCCAgctcagaggaggggagagatga